The Triticum aestivum cultivar Chinese Spring chromosome 3A, IWGSC CS RefSeq v2.1, whole genome shotgun sequence genome includes a region encoding these proteins:
- the LOC123063321 gene encoding uncharacterized protein has translation MMITEPTDCWPDRARCCVHYTSCMMQIFSLKLARISTNMDSIQLYGYIAVRDCQDQLLNYVINHSRDDPIIMRQGSLIEMTGPKRGISMTSSVLIEFDMRIKIGEQEEDDLQLVDGVADYCNLTMPCTPFTNRIHGDCGAVDITLAMLYRAVEATIEVNVSKLQSGFNLSLSSFVFIRGSPHRIELFPGTIGESCSLRRRVISVTKDTPMHLKFKYGQEGSKNGELERCCYFKASIHGRACRQIKLKPAFISVKVTWSAVF, from the exons ATGATGATAACAGAACCCACAGATTGCTGGCCTGATAGGGCAAGGTGTTGTGTGCATTATACTAGTTGCATGATGCAAATTTTCTCATTAAAGTTGGCTAGAATTTCTACTAACATGGACTCCATACAACTATATGGATACATAGCAGTGCGGGATTGTCAAGATCAATTGCTTAATTATGTTATTAATCATAGCAGGGATGATCCCATCATTATGCGACAG GGTTCTCTCATTGAGATGACTGGACCTAAGCGAGGCATCTCAATGACTTCCTCTGTTCTAATAGAGTTTGACATGAGGATTAAGATAGGAGAGCAAGAAGAAGATGATTTACAATTAGTTGACGGGGTAGCAGACTACTGCAATCTAACCATGCCTTGCACGCCATTCACGAATCGCATTCATGGGGATTGTGGTGCAGTTGACATCACTTTAGCAATGTTGTACAGGGCAGTGGAGGCAACAATAGAGGTTAACGTATCAAAACTGCAGAGTGGATTCAATTTGTCTCTCAGTTCGTTCGTGTTTATCCGTGGGTCACCTCACAGAATTGAGCTCTTTCCTGGCACTATTGGCGAGTCATGTAGCTTAAGAAGACGTGTGATTTCCGTAACAAAGGATACTCCGATGCATCTAAAGTTCAAATATGGTCAAGAAGGCTCTAAAAATGGTGAGCTTGAACGCTGCTGCTACTTCAAAGCGAGCATCCATGGACGTGCCTGTCGACAAATAAAACTTAAGCCTGCCTTTATCTCAGTGAAGGTGACTTGGTCTGCTGTTTTTTGA